A single window of Xylocopilactobacillus apicola DNA harbors:
- the dnaJ gene encoding molecular chaperone DnaJ, translating into MAQKDYYEILGVSKDASEAEIKKAYRELTKKFHPDINHEPGAEEKFKDINEAYEVLSDPSKKAQYDQFGSADPNGAGGFGQGFSGFGGGTQYTTSGDFGDFEDILNSFFGGGGSNSTGRSSGPRKQKGSDLEYRVNLKFEDAIFGKEEDITYERMDRCQTCHGNGAKPGTKPEECSNCHGSGYVVQQVQSLFGVQQTRRVCPVCHGAGHIIKDKCSTCSGRGVTRQSNTISVKIPKGIDNGQQLVKEGAGNAGALNGEYGDLYVDIHIAPSKKYQRKNYDLYSEETINYAQAVLGDKITVDTVYGPGEMTIPAGTQPNTVMKIKGKGVPHLNSNGVGNQFVTVKIQIPRKLNEKQKKALLNYVQVMGEDKPNDDNSFFSRMRERFDL; encoded by the coding sequence ATGGCCCAAAAAGATTACTATGAAATTCTGGGCGTTAGCAAAGACGCTTCAGAGGCGGAAATAAAAAAAGCTTACCGGGAGTTAACCAAGAAATTTCATCCAGATATTAACCATGAACCCGGTGCTGAAGAAAAATTTAAAGATATTAACGAAGCTTACGAGGTTTTATCGGATCCTAGTAAAAAGGCTCAGTATGATCAGTTTGGCTCAGCTGATCCAAACGGAGCTGGCGGTTTTGGACAAGGATTTAGTGGCTTTGGTGGCGGAACTCAATATACTACAAGTGGCGACTTTGGTGATTTCGAAGATATTTTGAATTCGTTTTTTGGCGGCGGTGGTAGTAATTCAACTGGCCGCAGCTCAGGTCCTCGTAAACAAAAAGGTAGCGATCTAGAATATCGGGTTAATCTTAAATTTGAAGATGCGATTTTCGGTAAAGAGGAAGATATTACGTATGAACGGATGGATCGTTGCCAGACTTGTCACGGTAATGGAGCAAAGCCAGGAACTAAGCCGGAAGAATGTTCTAATTGTCATGGTAGTGGTTATGTGGTTCAACAAGTTCAAAGCCTTTTTGGAGTCCAACAGACTCGGCGAGTTTGTCCGGTATGTCATGGAGCTGGTCATATCATTAAAGATAAATGCTCAACTTGTAGTGGCCGCGGGGTAACTCGTCAATCTAACACGATATCTGTTAAAATTCCAAAAGGAATTGATAACGGCCAGCAACTAGTTAAGGAAGGTGCTGGCAATGCAGGAGCATTGAATGGCGAATACGGCGATTTATATGTTGATATCCATATCGCACCTTCTAAAAAATATCAGCGTAAAAATTATGACCTTTATAGTGAAGAAACCATTAATTACGCGCAAGCTGTTTTAGGTGATAAAATCACGGTGGATACTGTTTACGGTCCAGGTGAAATGACAATTCCTGCCGGAACACAGCCTAACACAGTAATGAAAATTAAAGGTAAAGGCGTTCCCCATTTAAATTCTAATGGTGTTGGAAATCAATTTGTGACGGTTAAAATTCAAATTCCTCGTAAGCTAAATGAAAAACAAAAGAAGGCTTTATTGAATTATGTTCAAGTGATGGGTGAAGATAAACCTAACGATGATAATTCGTTCTTTAGCCGGATGCGAGAGCGCTTTGATCTATAA
- a CDS encoding fructosamine kinase family protein, which produces MNDKWLNQLPIGKIVSGSPVGGGDVNQAYHLRTQADDYFLLVQPGKTGDFYASEIAGLKELAEANISAPKVLGNGEIDGSAYLLLNFLDRGQGSQRDLGQLVAKLHQHFSLNGQFGFQTPYQGSDLSFDNSWTDSWSEIFVNRRLDYLKDLIISKHHWSQSDLERYQAAREVIIAELSKHQSEPSLLHGDLWGGNYIFLTDGQPVLIDPDCLYGDREFDLGITTVFGGFTFDFYEAYQELFPLDDGYQFRLNFYRLYYLMVHLNKFGLDYASSVRTALNKIIQ; this is translated from the coding sequence ATGAACGATAAATGGTTAAATCAGTTGCCAATTGGCAAAATTGTAAGTGGATCACCCGTGGGTGGAGGAGATGTGAATCAGGCGTATCATTTAAGAACGCAGGCTGACGATTATTTTCTATTGGTTCAGCCTGGAAAGACTGGTGATTTTTATGCAAGTGAAATTGCGGGGCTGAAAGAATTAGCTGAGGCAAATATTAGTGCGCCTAAAGTGTTAGGCAACGGCGAGATTGATGGTTCAGCATATCTGCTTTTAAATTTTCTAGATCGTGGTCAAGGAAGTCAGCGTGATTTGGGACAATTAGTGGCTAAATTACATCAACATTTTAGTCTGAATGGTCAATTTGGGTTCCAAACTCCGTATCAGGGAAGTGATCTTAGTTTTGATAATAGCTGGACTGATTCTTGGAGTGAAATTTTTGTTAATCGGCGACTTGATTATTTGAAGGATTTAATCATAAGTAAGCACCATTGGTCGCAGTCAGACTTAGAGCGCTATCAAGCAGCACGGGAGGTAATTATTGCAGAGTTAAGCAAACATCAAAGTGAGCCTTCGCTACTTCATGGTGATCTTTGGGGTGGAAATTACATTTTTTTAACTGACGGACAGCCTGTACTGATTGATCCAGATTGTTTATATGGTGATCGTGAATTTGATTTGGGAATTACAACAGTTTTTGGTGGTTTTACTTTTGATTTTTACGAAGCATACCAGGAATTATTTCCCCTAGACGACGGTTATCAGTTCCGACTCAATTTCTACCGCCTCTATTATTTGATGGTGCATTTAAACAAGTTCGGTCTTGATTATGCAAGCAGTGTGAGAACAGCGCTCAATAAAATTATCCAATAA
- a CDS encoding DUF960 domain-containing protein gives MFDSRRGRFATYGVISHLPGEIIDTFWIIIDQNLQGVFNLAKVLNFNLIDNQGLLSIVYSQEESIYSVTFDLNTPFRANYPELVLAYDDGNSQTILLPTEAQT, from the coding sequence ATGTTTGATTCACGAAGAGGTAGATTTGCAACATACGGGGTGATTTCTCATTTGCCAGGAGAAATCATTGATACTTTTTGGATCATAATTGACCAGAATTTGCAAGGAGTGTTTAATCTGGCAAAAGTGCTTAATTTTAATTTAATAGACAACCAAGGATTGCTTTCGATTGTCTATTCCCAGGAAGAGTCGATATATTCAGTAACATTCGATCTTAATACTCCTTTTAGAGCTAACTATCCTGAACTTGTTTTGGCCTACGATGATGGTAACAGTCAAACAATTTTGTTGCCGACAGAAGCTCAAACCTAA
- a CDS encoding SIR2 family NAD-dependent protein deacylase, with amino-acid sequence MDRKQLTELITHEPTVFILGAGLSTSSGISDFKSLQNKFDTTKLLSIDAYYHNYWQQHDFIAKYLMTPGLPNEAHRWLAQLSQQENIHLISQNIDTILEHAGVISKQLLKIHGTLDRFIDENQNEIQLTEEEYKQMTPATGDLNHARPDIVFYGEQVKNFDQASLWVNQAKIVVVIGTRLNVFPVNQLVLTGSVMEKLIIINTDHLDFKSTPNLTVEQINEPIDTWLLK; translated from the coding sequence ATGGATCGAAAACAACTAACCGAATTAATAACTCATGAACCAACCGTCTTTATTTTAGGAGCTGGTCTTTCTACATCATCTGGTATCAGTGACTTCAAGAGTCTCCAAAACAAATTTGACACTACCAAGCTGCTGAGTATCGATGCATATTATCACAATTACTGGCAACAACACGATTTTATAGCAAAATATTTAATGACCCCTGGTCTTCCTAACGAGGCTCACCGCTGGCTAGCGCAGCTTAGCCAGCAAGAAAATATTCATCTGATCAGTCAAAACATCGACACTATTTTGGAACATGCTGGTGTAATAAGTAAGCAGCTGTTAAAGATTCATGGGACATTAGATCGTTTTATTGACGAAAATCAAAATGAAATCCAACTTACCGAAGAAGAATACAAGCAAATGACTCCCGCAACAGGAGATCTCAACCACGCTCGCCCAGATATTGTTTTTTACGGCGAACAAGTCAAGAATTTTGATCAAGCTTCATTGTGGGTCAATCAAGCCAAAATTGTCGTCGTGATTGGCACGCGCTTAAATGTTTTTCCTGTTAACCAGTTGGTCTTAACTGGATCCGTCATGGAAAAATTGATCATCATTAACACTGACCATCTTGATTTCAAAAGCACGCCTAATCTGACTGTTGAACAAATTAACGAACCAATTGATACTTGGCTTTTGAAATAA
- a CDS encoding YbaK/EbsC family protein has protein sequence MAKKQKKTLIEKFLDKEQILYEPLSVQTHLDGDVYAIDDQHRLPQVFKTLVLTGNKTGPVVGVVQLIDRIDYKKMSQVTGNKKVGLVPLKDLVKTSGYLHGENTPIGIYNNKHFKIYYDEAINNFESVIVSAGEIGRMVKINGKELVKITEGSIVDIAERNTNV, from the coding sequence ATGGCTAAGAAACAAAAGAAAACACTAATTGAAAAATTTCTCGATAAAGAGCAGATACTTTATGAACCGCTTAGTGTTCAGACCCATTTAGATGGTGATGTTTACGCAATTGATGATCAACATCGCTTGCCCCAGGTGTTTAAAACTTTAGTTCTAACAGGGAATAAAACGGGTCCGGTCGTGGGAGTTGTTCAGTTAATTGACCGCATTGATTATAAGAAAATGAGTCAAGTAACTGGCAATAAAAAAGTGGGATTGGTTCCTTTAAAAGATTTAGTGAAAACGTCTGGTTATTTACATGGAGAAAATACTCCGATCGGGATTTACAATAATAAGCATTTTAAAATTTATTACGATGAAGCAATAAATAACTTCGAATCAGTGATTGTTTCAGCTGGAGAAATTGGTAGAATGGTTAAAATTAATGGGAAAGAATTAGTTAAGATTACTGAAGGCAGCATTGTAGATATTGCAGAAAGGAATACTAATGTTTGA
- the lepA gene encoding translation elongation factor 4, producing MSDLSNAQLETRLKHIRNFSIIAHIDHGKSTIADRILELTNTVSKREMQNQILDDMDIERERGITIKLNAIELEYKAKDGETYVFHLIDTPGHVDFSYEVSRSLAACEGALLIVDASQGVQAQTVSNVYLALENDLDILPVINKIDLPSADVEATKQEIEDIVGIPADDSVLVSAKTAVGIPDLLERIVTDIKPPENLIDQPVQALIFDSYYDSYKGVVLLVRVKSGILKVGDQITLMNSKKQYEILELGVHRPAEVKRSELMTGDVGFIVAGIRDISEIRVGDTITLTDNPAKSSLEGYRESNPMVYAGIYPIDNAKFPNLRESLEKLKLNDAALTFEPETSQALGFGFRCGFLGLLHMNVVQERLEREFDLDIIMTAPSVHYQVFLADGEELQVDNPSQIEDLSKVKTFKEPFVDATIMVPSEFIGSVMEITQNKRGEYQTMEYLDNNRVELKYQMPLSEIIYNYFDELKSRTKGYASLDYEISGYRESDLVKMDVLLNGEPVDALSSIVHRDVVSVRGKEIVEKLKTVIPRQQFEIPIQAAIGSKIVARSTVKSYRKNVLAKCYGGDITRKRKLLEKQKAGKKRMKAIGSVEVPQEAFMTIFGMNQEDNSK from the coding sequence ATGTCTGATTTATCTAATGCCCAACTGGAAACACGCTTAAAACATATTCGAAATTTTTCTATTATTGCTCATATTGACCATGGCAAGTCGACAATTGCTGATCGAATCCTTGAGTTGACCAATACCGTGTCGAAGCGAGAAATGCAGAACCAGATCCTTGATGATATGGATATAGAGCGGGAACGGGGAATTACAATTAAGCTTAATGCGATTGAACTCGAGTATAAAGCCAAAGATGGCGAAACTTACGTTTTTCATCTAATTGATACTCCTGGTCATGTCGACTTTTCGTATGAAGTTTCAAGAAGTTTAGCAGCTTGTGAGGGAGCACTGTTAATTGTTGATGCATCACAAGGGGTTCAAGCTCAGACGGTTTCTAATGTCTATCTTGCGTTGGAAAACGATCTTGATATTTTACCGGTTATTAATAAAATCGATTTGCCTTCTGCTGATGTTGAGGCAACGAAGCAGGAAATCGAAGATATAGTTGGAATTCCAGCAGATGATTCGGTACTAGTTAGTGCTAAAACGGCGGTCGGAATTCCCGATCTTTTAGAACGCATTGTTACCGATATTAAACCACCAGAGAATTTAATTGACCAACCTGTTCAAGCGCTGATCTTTGATTCATACTATGACTCTTATAAAGGCGTAGTTTTACTTGTACGGGTCAAAAGTGGAATTCTAAAGGTCGGTGATCAAATTACTTTAATGAATTCCAAGAAGCAATACGAAATTTTAGAACTTGGAGTACACCGACCAGCTGAAGTTAAACGTAGCGAATTAATGACCGGTGACGTCGGCTTTATCGTTGCAGGAATTCGGGATATTTCTGAAATTAGAGTTGGTGATACGATTACTTTAACGGATAATCCTGCCAAATCTTCTTTAGAAGGTTATCGGGAAAGTAATCCGATGGTTTACGCTGGGATTTATCCGATTGATAATGCTAAATTTCCTAATTTACGTGAGAGTTTGGAAAAACTCAAACTTAATGATGCAGCTTTAACCTTTGAACCAGAAACTTCTCAGGCGCTTGGGTTTGGATTTCGTTGTGGCTTTTTGGGCCTGTTACACATGAATGTTGTTCAAGAACGCTTGGAGCGAGAATTTGATCTTGATATTATCATGACCGCACCGTCCGTTCACTACCAAGTATTTTTGGCGGACGGAGAAGAACTACAAGTGGATAATCCTTCTCAGATTGAGGATCTCAGCAAGGTAAAAACTTTTAAGGAACCTTTTGTTGATGCAACAATTATGGTGCCTAGTGAATTTATTGGGTCAGTGATGGAGATCACACAAAATAAACGCGGTGAATATCAAACGATGGAATATTTAGACAATAATCGGGTCGAACTAAAGTATCAGATGCCACTTTCTGAAATCATTTATAACTATTTTGACGAATTAAAAAGCCGGACCAAAGGATACGCATCGCTAGATTACGAAATTTCTGGTTACCGGGAATCTGATCTTGTTAAAATGGATGTTCTTTTAAATGGTGAACCAGTCGACGCGCTTAGCAGTATTGTCCATCGAGATGTCGTCAGTGTGCGCGGTAAAGAAATTGTGGAAAAATTGAAAACGGTAATTCCTCGGCAACAATTTGAAATTCCGATTCAAGCAGCAATTGGCAGTAAAATTGTCGCACGTTCAACGGTGAAATCTTATCGTAAAAATGTTTTGGCTAAGTGCTATGGCGGAGATATCACCCGTAAAAGAAAGCTATTAGAGAAGCAAAAGGCAGGCAAAAAAAGAATGAAAGCAATCGGAAGCGTGGAAGTTCCTCAAGAAGCCTTTATGACAATTTTTGGGATGAATCAAGAAGATAACAGCAAATGA
- a CDS encoding adenine phosphoribosyltransferase → MNLDYSKFISATPDFPIKGVLFRDISPLLANGAAFKSAVGELADFAREKETELIVGPEARGFIVGAAVANEMGIGFQPARREGKLPGEVVKESYDLEYGQNTLEMEVSAIKPGQRVLLVDDLLATSGTINDTKKLVEKLGGVIVGAAFIVELKDLNGRDSIADLEIKSLITY, encoded by the coding sequence TTGAATTTGGATTACTCAAAATTTATTAGCGCAACACCAGATTTTCCGATTAAAGGAGTATTGTTTCGTGACATCTCTCCCTTGTTAGCCAATGGTGCTGCTTTTAAGTCAGCAGTTGGTGAACTAGCAGATTTTGCTCGTGAGAAAGAAACCGAGTTAATCGTCGGTCCTGAAGCACGAGGATTTATTGTTGGTGCAGCTGTGGCTAATGAAATGGGAATTGGCTTTCAGCCAGCCCGCCGGGAAGGTAAATTACCAGGTGAGGTGGTTAAAGAGTCGTACGATTTAGAATACGGTCAAAACACTTTAGAAATGGAAGTAAGTGCGATTAAACCTGGTCAACGGGTCTTGCTAGTTGATGATCTTCTGGCAACGAGCGGTACAATTAATGACACTAAAAAGTTAGTTGAGAAACTAGGTGGCGTTATTGTGGGAGCAGCATTTATTGTTGAATTGAAAGACTTAAATGGCAGAGATAGTATCGCTGATCTGGAGATTAAATCACTTATAACATATTAA
- the recJ gene encoding single-stranded-DNA-specific exonuclease RecJ, whose protein sequence is MKDKWIIRPPADGAAVKKLQEDLKSTPLYAELLVQRGITSLTEYEAEIELKDFAPADPFLIKDMQLCCQRINQAVENGEKILIYGDYDADGLTSTALMYETLMNIGADVSYYVPDRLVDGYGPNVESYERVIEPDVSLLLTVDNGVTGTDAFDWTKEHGIEVIVCDHHELPENLSPNIFGLIHPAAPSSQYPNRKLAGVGVAYRLACALLDGEQEELLDLVAIGTISDVVELTPENRYFVKMGLDILKNRERMGLDEILKQAKIESSTITDETIGYQIAPRLNSAGRMGEAGFVVDLLTTFEEDVAVDAAKKLESLNEERKKLTQEMVQEALEQVKGSDDQVVIAVSSRWSEGIIGIIAAKLAEQMHRPAIVFHLDENSGIAKGSARTKGEVNIFEMIAPHRDLLLSFGGHRGAAGLSIEANNLPEFQQKIQQVNLPVEELESKLMIDHVANLSDLSMDFFQELEHLRPFGPGNDQPTFLLENFTIQNVHQIGANGAHIRMAVKQGKNQLNAIGFQIGQSSSYFVNNNVEQLAFRLSLNNWNSLVQLQLRLLDFKVSKPVIFDERMRKIKGNDLVKRSWPLVFFSKQHAINFQKNYSAPEDQIYLANKHNLTVKKAILVDQPSTEAQLADFFKANQQLEKVDVIMSDPINLGIGGFPQTTEFKKSYKWIYQQEKLPLKNGVVDLGLNLEKTKVILNVFFDLKFVTIEKGFLLINKDAEFHSLEDSSVYQLYQQKYEFQREFMLYSSDEIKAKIKAYYTENGEI, encoded by the coding sequence ATGAAAGATAAATGGATAATAAGACCGCCAGCGGATGGCGCAGCCGTTAAAAAGCTTCAAGAAGATCTGAAGTCTACACCTCTGTATGCAGAACTTCTGGTTCAAAGGGGAATTACGTCACTGACTGAATATGAAGCAGAAATTGAATTAAAAGATTTTGCTCCCGCTGATCCTTTTTTAATCAAAGACATGCAACTTTGTTGTCAAAGGATTAATCAAGCTGTGGAAAATGGCGAAAAAATTTTGATTTACGGCGATTATGATGCAGACGGCTTGACTAGTACGGCTTTAATGTATGAAACGCTAATGAACATTGGGGCAGATGTCAGTTACTATGTACCTGATCGTTTGGTCGATGGCTATGGGCCAAATGTTGAAAGTTACGAGCGAGTTATTGAGCCGGATGTTAGTCTTTTATTGACAGTGGATAATGGAGTGACTGGCACAGATGCATTTGATTGGACGAAAGAGCACGGGATCGAGGTAATCGTTTGTGATCATCACGAATTGCCAGAGAATCTTTCGCCGAATATTTTTGGCTTAATCCATCCAGCAGCTCCTAGCTCACAGTATCCAAATCGCAAACTGGCTGGAGTTGGCGTTGCATATCGACTTGCTTGTGCACTTTTAGATGGCGAACAGGAAGAATTGCTGGACTTGGTCGCAATCGGAACCATTTCTGATGTAGTTGAACTCACTCCTGAGAATCGTTATTTTGTCAAAATGGGGCTTGATATCCTTAAGAACCGCGAACGCATGGGGCTTGATGAGATTTTGAAACAGGCCAAAATTGAAAGTTCGACAATTACCGATGAAACGATTGGTTATCAAATTGCGCCGCGCCTAAATTCTGCTGGAAGAATGGGAGAGGCTGGTTTTGTGGTAGATTTACTGACAACTTTTGAAGAAGACGTTGCGGTTGATGCTGCTAAAAAGCTAGAGTCTTTGAATGAAGAACGCAAAAAGTTAACGCAGGAAATGGTGCAAGAAGCTTTAGAACAAGTCAAGGGTAGTGATGATCAAGTGGTTATTGCTGTATCAAGTCGTTGGTCAGAAGGGATCATTGGTATTATCGCAGCAAAATTAGCTGAACAAATGCATCGCCCGGCGATTGTTTTCCATCTTGATGAGAATTCGGGGATTGCCAAAGGTTCTGCGCGGACGAAAGGCGAAGTTAATATCTTTGAGATGATCGCACCTCATCGTGATCTTTTATTAAGTTTTGGTGGGCATCGAGGAGCCGCGGGGCTAAGTATTGAAGCTAATAATTTACCAGAATTTCAGCAAAAAATACAACAAGTAAATCTACCTGTGGAAGAGTTGGAAAGTAAGTTAATGATTGATCATGTTGCTAATCTAAGCGACTTATCAATGGACTTTTTTCAAGAACTCGAACATCTGCGTCCTTTTGGGCCAGGCAACGATCAACCAACGTTTCTGTTAGAAAATTTCACTATTCAAAATGTTCATCAAATTGGGGCTAATGGAGCTCACATTCGCATGGCGGTAAAGCAGGGCAAAAATCAGCTTAATGCCATTGGTTTTCAAATTGGTCAGTCGTCTTCTTATTTCGTGAATAATAATGTTGAGCAATTAGCATTTAGGCTTTCACTTAATAATTGGAATAGTTTAGTTCAGCTTCAACTTAGATTACTCGATTTTAAAGTCAGTAAGCCTGTTATTTTTGATGAAAGAATGCGTAAAATTAAGGGAAATGATTTAGTTAAAAGATCGTGGCCGCTGGTATTTTTTTCCAAACAGCATGCGATAAATTTTCAAAAAAATTATTCTGCCCCGGAAGATCAGATTTACTTAGCTAATAAACATAATCTAACAGTAAAAAAAGCAATTTTAGTTGATCAGCCATCGACTGAGGCCCAATTAGCTGACTTTTTTAAAGCTAATCAGCAGCTTGAAAAAGTTGATGTTATCATGAGTGACCCAATTAACTTGGGAATTGGTGGCTTTCCACAAACTACAGAATTTAAAAAAAGTTATAAATGGATTTACCAGCAGGAAAAATTGCCTTTAAAAAATGGAGTTGTTGATTTAGGATTAAACTTGGAAAAAACGAAAGTGATTCTAAACGTGTTTTTTGACTTAAAGTTTGTTACCATAGAAAAGGGTTTTTTGCTGATTAATAAAGATGCCGAATTTCATTCGTTAGAAGACTCATCCGTTTATCAGTTATATCAACAGAAGTATGAATTTCAAAGAGAATTTATGCTATATTCTAGTGATGAAATTAAAGCCAAGATTAAGGCATATTATACAGAAAATGGAGAAATTTGA